From Daphnia magna isolate NIES linkage group LG2, ASM2063170v1.1, whole genome shotgun sequence:
tgcCTTGGTTGCCATGGTCACCATTTCAATGGCGGTAAGGTTTATTCcatttatgttttttgttatttgtttttttttttgtttgcaatttCTGCTTGAATTATATGAAAGGCTTCCCAAATGCCACCCCCGACTGAAGTTCCTCTTCCGCCGACTGGATCACCGTCTCCAACTGGTGGCCTACGTCCTCAACCACGTCCTCCAGGTCCTCGCCCTGCCCGGCTCACCCAGAATTTCTATAGACTGGCCTGAATCCGTTTTTTTTGTGCATCGCAAACCAAATTCAAATCATTTTGCCCATCTTCCAtgccttttcctttttaccAATGGTCGTTTGCTTACTTCACCtattataataaatatatCAATCATTTTTAAGCATTAAAAATTATGTCTCCGCAATGTGCCAAAATTCATTTTACTTGGGTTTTCCCCTTATTGCAAtttaaagggggggggggatttcctttttttaatagTTCAAACCACCCGAATGTATTTTTCATAGCCAAAGGCATTTAAATTATTTGACATGAAACtgctattaaaaaaaaaaaaatgtacattgCATAACGGCAAAAAGGAAATCGCATTTCATCGTATAAAGAATCATCGGGAGGTCTTGAACATCTTCGGAACGTCTTCCAAAGACATTTCCAACTTGAAAaagtgttttcttctttctccagGGCCATAATCAAGACTCGTATATGTACTTCATTGCTCTATACAGTTATGTTTGTAGTATATAGAGACATGTGTTACTTCATCGTTGACCAAATTGCTGgccagaaagagaaaagatgtAGTAGACTACTAGCTAAACAGAAAACTAGGTTACGTCATATGTATAGACACAAGCTGTTTCCCCCTCTATCCTGGTGTATACACACGCGTTTTTCAAAGTGATCAGTAGACAGCGAATAGGAAGAGAGGAAGGACCTTGCAATTCTCTCCTTCAGAAAACATGAAATTTTCAAGTGTTTTTGTTCTGCTTGTCGTCGGTAAGTTGTTCATTTTAACCCTCAAACAAAACGAATGTTGAAATGATAAAAGTCGCATTTATACAATATAGTTTTGCAAACGATTCACTGCCAAATTCGGTGGAAACGGCCGTTGCAAGCAATCAAGTCAAAGTTAAGTGAACGGCTTTCTTCCAATCATCAATTGCAATACGTCAATCTGAGCGAGCAGGGCATCCATCCAAATCGGTTTGTCGCTCCGGCTGTTGCCCAAGACATTGACAGATCAACAAAGCCTAATCATCCGTCAGTGCAACACCATTCAGGTCAACTCCTTGACGAAAGTGGGCATGTCTTTGACGAGCGGGAAGAGCCGGAAGTGGCGGAAAACAAAGCCCAGTCGAGGCACTCATCTTTAATAGCCACTCGTGTGATACCGAGCGGCATCAATCACGTGTACAGAAAATCAATGCCGACTGCATCGTTGTACAGGATGCCAATCTACGAGCAAGATTCTTATCTGGAAGCGCTGGAACTGTCCAGACTTCCGTGTCAAACGCTGGAAGACCCCGACGATTGTTACGATTCGACGCAGCTGCTCCGTCAACGTCCCTCCACTCCGCCCAGCAAAAAGTTGTTGGCAACCATCAGAATCTTGGTCAATTTCCACAATCAACGTCCTAAACATTCaccgttttcttatttataattttcagtaatgtttattattatttagaaaaaatacATGTAGTATACCAATTCATTTAAAAGCGATTGAATCAAGAATTTGTACCGATCGACGTCAAAGACACACACTTTCTTGTTCCACGTGCAGTTTAAATTCGCCAGTAAatggaacagtctctcaaatGTTGTGGGTGAAGAGTctacatattttttatttacgaCTTTGCGGTAATTTGAAACTAGACCTACCGTAAAAGAAAATAGCCCCCGCAGCGCTGTAAGATACCGTTTtactccattttttgtttaaactatAGCGCTCCCGAAACAAATGGCTAAACGTATACACAAACTCTGTTCTGTgcaatattttaaagaaaacttttgatattgtttttttttttttgcttttaacaaaagaaaaatagtttttcttGATTGCGTTTGAACAAAGCGGGGGTCGTTCGGCGACGTCGATTGAATATAGACCTTTGAACAATTTTCCCTTTTGATTTAACTGCCATTCTTATAGATACggaagtaagaaaaaaaaaggaggaagagGACACTAAAATCTGTTTGCACCTAAGGAAAGTGTCGTTGAAATGCACCAGGAACTTCCTTCTAATTCATTTGGATCTATATATTGCTTCGGGTCTTACGGGTTTTATAAACTATTCTCTTGATTCTTCCGACTCAGGTGTTGAACCACATTGATTTACAAATTTCTCCTTCTTCCTGGATCTCTTTTTGttacaacaaaaaaccaaaaaagtaAATAACATTTTCTATATTAAGTGTTTGGCATGTTTTCGAACTGGTATATAAATGTTAAGGAAGGAAGTTTACGCAAGCTGTGCCACCCAGAGAGACGACGTTCCACATACCCGAAGGCAAACAGCGATTTCTTGCTTTAAAATTCCCGTTATGCAAAGGAAAAGACGGCAAACTTTTCACAACAGGCCCCgttaaaacgaaaagaaaagaacaaattcaCAGTTGATAAGTTCTTCGATGATAACACATATCAATTGGTGTTTACATAGAAGCTATTACAAGTTTATGGCGCGCAACATGATTGCGAATCTCGTGTCCCTGACGCACTCGATGTTTCCAAATGATGTATAGATCGAAGAAGCACTGACGAGCCATCAGGTAGACTGCGACTTAACTAGGGTGGAAATCCGGGACAAgtcccaacaaaaacaaatgtctTGCTGTTGGCGATAGCTCAATCGTTTAGTTGAGCTTCTTCACGTGTTGTTTAACctaaaaaaatggaataacaaaaaaacgataaaCCTTGTTTTGCCAATTGAtgagccccccccccccctttttttaccTGATTGTCCGTCACGAACATCACGTGACGTGATATGTAAACATCCTGACACTATACATATGTAGAGTTCCTTTAAGACTCGCATGTGTAACATCCAGCTGAGGTAAAGGAAAAGATTTGTGGTGGATTTCGTCCCACATATAATCAGGTGTTCCTTCTCGTGTTCAACGTATGGACTCTCCAGTTTGCCATCACGACAGGATACTTTGTTTCTCCCCCCTTGTTCATAGTATACGTACGTAATTAAAGATTAATGGTTCTTTTGTTCGGGCATGTTCCCAATAACAATTGACAGATTTCTGGTTCCGGTAGCTTCATGAAGACTAAACAACAGGCCAGACCTTGATgcgctatatatatataaaaattcatgattgCGTGCAGACCAAACATGTCTGGATATTATTttcagttacaaacacagtCCGACATATTATTTCTGTGGGCTGAATTGATTGTTGTGGTTGCTCGTTGCTATTCTGACGGTCACACAACGTTTTCGAATGCACAATCGCAATTTCTTTTAATGGCTAAACATCGCTAGAATTATTGATCTGAATATGCAGCACGCATAGCAAATGTGTATATGTAGAATGATTTACATGGACATCATTTACTAAGGACAATGGAAATAAAAACTGTGTTAGAACTATAAACTCTGTAAATAATCATTAAAATGTTGATATCAGAGAAATATTAAAATTCTTTTCAAATGTCATTCAAAAATGTTCGCAAAAAAGATAACACCATGTGCAGAAAAAGTCTATATTTGAAGTAACTCTGGGCAACGAGGACGTGAGCAACCAGACGGACGAATGGATGAGCCAATCTAGGCTGAACGAGAGGAGATGCGGATGGGTGGGGACGTGGGAATTCGGTCGGATGTGGTGACAGACGTGGAGGTCGGCGTTTTCAAATAGAAAAGACAAACTCAATTCTTTTCACACAGCAGAATTTAATATATCGAAGAAGGTGATCAAGTCTATAAATTTAGGAACTATACGTATATTGaataaatagaaagaaaaaaaaagaaaaaccttttcTGATAGCCCGTGCTCGATAGAATGTACTACACGAGGATTGGCAAGAGTCCAATCGATTGATCGGATAAAGTTGCCATTCGATTTAATGGGCTTTACAACAAAGAAATGTAGAAGACATGGAtgtaataatgaaaaaaatccaaacagaCATGTCATTTTTCACAATCTAATCTGACAATAAAGTCTCCATTGAAATATTGAAGCACAGGATCAATCCTACTGGGGAAAATGTTTATATGCTGTCATGGAATTATCAGCAAATAAACTTTTAAActgagaaaattaaaaaagaaaaaagagaaagttttACCGCTGCAATGATAAAAGCCTATAGAAGATCAAAACATATAAAGTATATACCAGCTTCATCATTGCAAGTTACGAGTCGATATGAGAACACGTTTTTTCATCTTTAACGGATGACTTCTTATACGTTCTGCTTATCCTTATCCATTTCTTGAAAACAAGAGTTGCTCTATCAATAAATCTAAACGAGTTATTTATCGATTTTTAGTTATACAACCCTCTGTATATGTATAGAGGGTGAGACTTCATTATTCGAACCAGCTGACTGTTGACGTCACAACTTTGGCTCACGAGTTTTGCCGCTGTGTCTATGGTGAAATGAATAGCGTGTTTAACTGCTAACAAGCCGTGATGCTGCAATAGATCCAGGCTACATAGGATCGTCCTGAGCAATCCTGCGCGTGTTTTCGTCTATTCAGTTAATTGCTGTGCAGTTATTGCACACATTATCTGACCTCAGTTGTATAGTACACGGATGTACTGGATTTTGAATGCCTTTGGCACGCAGCCTTTAACTAAAATTGAATAAGGTGAGGTGACTAATAGACTTGTAATGTTTGGTCACGCACCGCCTTCAGCCACCATCGACATTGAATGGCTGCGATTGATAAAACCAACGCATTGAATAGAAAGGTCAGCTTTAGATTTGCAAAGGGAAGGAACTATTGTGTCATAGACTTGCTAGCACTTGGTTTGTCATCAGACTCACTGATAACATTTGGCCTGCGCGCACGGAATATGAAACGCACAATAGAAGGTCCTGCTCTTGAGTTgaataaattaagttgttggcTAACTAGACTATACAAAAGACCCAACACGAATTTCAAATgactttaaagaaaaattggattaaaaaaaaaaactctgcAAACAGCGAGAGAGACTCGGTTcgtacaaaagaaaacgacggATGCGATCAGAAACAATACTTAATAGTCATTGAGTAGGCTATTTATAGGATGACGATGATCTAGGAGGATTTATGATGAATGTTATTGCTGGCTATTCGTGGTTAGATAAGACCCTATATACAGTTTCCTGGAACCGAGCCGAATAACGTTTCGATCCGATGCTCCATTGATCCGCCCGATGCCGTAGACCTCCATCTAATGCTAGCCAATGTTAGACACACAGACGTCTATATACTTCATCCTAAACGTTAACTACACGATTGCGTATAGGGCCAAAGAATCCATTTAATAAAAGTGGCTCGCATCAATGTCTGTTGTATATGTGAAAGCAATGGCAGCGCAATTCATGGAGGATGAActttttgtatatatatacgaatTATCGGACTTGAAAAGTATACAAAACGTCAAAGATGATCCAACGCTGAAATTAAAGGTAGTAAGACATTATAAGCGTTTCCCTTTTGGTATAAATTTTCTTGGGATTTCCTGACTTTTCAGACAAAAAATGTACCTCTAATTTGTCATTGGCTGATGCCTCTTGACAAACAAAAGGTGGGTGATGAATCCCTCACAGTCCGTTCTTCAACTTgctttaattttcttttctttgccttCGAAGTACTATATAAAGCCGACACATTTTATTGTTTCCTTCGcttgttttttgttcaagTTTTTTCCTCTTTATCGTCAGTGTCTACCATCAGCACCCAATCTGTCGATTTCCCAGTCGATTTATCGATCGACTATTCATCAACTGCTGCtgctttattctttttcttccatccATTTCTTTTATCCTGCAGGGGGGAACAAATATAGGTCTACTTATATCCTGCACGACACACGACACAAAATTTTGTACTTTTATGAGCGCAAactcagcaaaaaaaaaaagagtttgcTCAGACAGGGCCACGTTTCTCTCGCTTTTATTACCATATAGCCTATACCTATGTCCTTCTTAAAGCACAGTTACGGCAATAAAGTTCTAATGTACCTGTCTGAAGTGATTCCTATAACATTTGCCAATTAAGCCAACTGCGCAGTGAGCGACGACAAGTTGTGGGAAGTAACACAACACGtgaaatttcaattttgacaTCTTGTTGTTGCGGCCGGAATGCCTGTAGATACGCAAATTGAACTATTTTCGACCTGGGAATTAAATTTGCATATGTTTTTCCTTGTTGTATATCTACGTGTATGATGGCCGAAAATAAAAGCCGCTTGTAACAGCGTTTTAGACATGGTAAAAATGACATTTTTAGTCTACAAACTCGACTCCCTGAGTGTCCTTCATAAGTACAAATTTCTCTAATGCCGTGTATGGCGCGCATACTGTGTGCCGTGGGCAGTTTCTTACAAATGTTCGTGACAGAAGCATTATGTTATTTGACGTGCAGCTGAAGGTGACgcataaaaatataaaagaaaacactGTCATAAGTTTTTagcccccccccaaaaaatgtttaaaaatgaaaacaattaAGACGTTTACATCTAGATGACACGCATGGCGTAGGCGTCTCTAACGCCCCTTGTTGATGGCTGGGCATTTAAGTTTACTTTGTATGTCTTTATAGCCTTTAGTTGGCGTGCAATTGTGTATAGGCTTTTCAATTCATTTATCATCACAGTATTGATGGCCCAGACAAACTGAAAATATAATTGGAAAATTTCATTACCACAAGACAGATATTGTACGTCATAACTATTATGGCTGTACACTCTATGAAAAATCATCAATATGTAAGGCGTGGTTATTTATACCATAAAAACAttaaactgtttttttttttaagccatCCTCGACATGGGGGAAAGGCCAAATTggttttaattcttttttcttttagagtGTCCATCATTTAGTATTATTTTTCAACTCAATAAACGGACACTAAGCTTTCCAGCCTATGTGTGCACAGCACCATAGCCAAGAATTATTTTCCGGACAAAGTTTTTAGAGAACCTTGGACTGAATTTGAGCGGACTCTCCATAGAAAAGTTAGTCCGAGCGGAAGGAGGGGGAGTGGGATAGAAACTAACAACTTACAACAGAGTTTAAGGCATATCTTCTGAAAAACTTTTCTTGCAGTGGAGCAAGGGACATTTGAGAGAGACGCGCAGTACTTGAGGGAAAAATACTTCAAATATTATACCACACACCGTTTCCTTTCATGGCTCTATACGGTGTGCCCGGCTTTATATAGCATAAATCCGAACAGCAAATTTAAGGATTTATTTCACTCGGATGTATACATACAGCTAACATCTGTATCCCTCCATATTGTGGCCGTCTTCTTCCAATCGGGCCAACGGATTCAACCAGTTTTCAATTGCTCTTTCAGACCCATCTCGTGTGATTTAGATAAATGCATTTC
This genomic window contains:
- the LOC116916362 gene encoding uncharacterized protein LOC116916362, with product MKFSSVFVLLVVVLQTIHCQIRWKRPLQAIKSKLSERLSSNHQLQYVNLSEQGIHPNRFVAPAVAQDIDRSTKPNHPSVQHHSGQLLDESGHVFDEREEPEVAENKAQSRHSSLIATRVIPSGINHVYRKSMPTASLYRMPIYEQDSYLEALELSRLPCQTLEDPDDCYDSTQLLRQRPSTPPSKKLLATIRILVNFHNQRPKHSPFSYL